One Anolis carolinensis isolate JA03-04 chromosome 4, rAnoCar3.1.pri, whole genome shotgun sequence DNA window includes the following coding sequences:
- the tpmt gene encoding thiopurine S-methyltransferase isoform X1, translating to MVSWAMENSPTAASNEKCDDAKLQADRVVPKEEWLQKWEIKNIGFHNEEGHASFKKYLDLLLNGRNGQKIFFPLCGKTIEMKWLSDLGHHVIGVEISESALKEFFAEQNLSFTEETVAEIPGGKLFKSTTGNISLYCCSIYDLTSTITGKFDGIWDRGSLVAVNPSERERYAQLILSLMNKKCCCLLVTCEYDPRKHKGPPFYVPDSEVKSLYGKYCDIRFLEKIDSLSNRPKKWGLDYFFEVLHVLTLK from the exons GTTTCCTGGGCCATGGAAAATTCCCCAactgcagccagcaatgaaaaatGTGATGATGCCAAGTTACAAGCAGACCGAGTGGTACCTAAGGAAGAATGGCTccagaaatgggaaataaaaaacaTCGGGTTTCATAATGAAGAAGGACATgc TTCTTTCAAGAAGTATCTGGATCTCCTTCTGAATGGCAGGAAtggacagaaaatattttttccactttGTGGCAAAACCATTGAAATGAAATG GTTATCTGACCTCGGTCACCATGTCATTGGGGTGGAAATTAGTGAAAGTGCACTGAAGGAGTTCTTTGCTGAACAAAACCTTTCCTTTACAGAAGAAACAGTGGCAGAAATCCCGGGTGGTAAATTATTTAAG AGCACAACAGGAAATATTTCTTTGTACTGTTGCAGTATATATGATTTGACCAG CACAATTACTGGCAAATTTGATGGGATTTGGGACAGGGGCTCTCTAGTAGCTGTTAACCCTTCTGAAAGAGAAAG gTATGCCCAGTTAATCTTATCTCTGATGAACAAGAAGTGTTGTTGTCTTCTAGTTACTTGTGAATATGATCCAAGAAAACATAAAG gtCCACCATTCTATGTTCCTGATTCTGAAGTGAAAAGTTTATATG gCAAATACTGTGATATTAGGTTTCTTGAAAAAATTGACAGTTTATCCAATCGACCAAAGAAGTGGGGTTTAGATTATTTCTTTGAGGTATTGCATGTGCTCACTTTAAAATAG
- the tpmt gene encoding thiopurine S-methyltransferase isoform X2: MENSPTAASNEKCDDAKLQADRVVPKEEWLQKWEIKNIGFHNEEGHASFKKYLDLLLNGRNGQKIFFPLCGKTIEMKWLSDLGHHVIGVEISESALKEFFAEQNLSFTEETVAEIPGGKLFKSTTGNISLYCCSIYDLTSTITGKFDGIWDRGSLVAVNPSERERYAQLILSLMNKKCCCLLVTCEYDPRKHKGPPFYVPDSEVKSLYGKYCDIRFLEKIDSLSNRPKKWGLDYFFEVLHVLTLK; encoded by the exons ATGGAAAATTCCCCAactgcagccagcaatgaaaaatGTGATGATGCCAAGTTACAAGCAGACCGAGTGGTACCTAAGGAAGAATGGCTccagaaatgggaaataaaaaacaTCGGGTTTCATAATGAAGAAGGACATgc TTCTTTCAAGAAGTATCTGGATCTCCTTCTGAATGGCAGGAAtggacagaaaatattttttccactttGTGGCAAAACCATTGAAATGAAATG GTTATCTGACCTCGGTCACCATGTCATTGGGGTGGAAATTAGTGAAAGTGCACTGAAGGAGTTCTTTGCTGAACAAAACCTTTCCTTTACAGAAGAAACAGTGGCAGAAATCCCGGGTGGTAAATTATTTAAG AGCACAACAGGAAATATTTCTTTGTACTGTTGCAGTATATATGATTTGACCAG CACAATTACTGGCAAATTTGATGGGATTTGGGACAGGGGCTCTCTAGTAGCTGTTAACCCTTCTGAAAGAGAAAG gTATGCCCAGTTAATCTTATCTCTGATGAACAAGAAGTGTTGTTGTCTTCTAGTTACTTGTGAATATGATCCAAGAAAACATAAAG gtCCACCATTCTATGTTCCTGATTCTGAAGTGAAAAGTTTATATG gCAAATACTGTGATATTAGGTTTCTTGAAAAAATTGACAGTTTATCCAATCGACCAAAGAAGTGGGGTTTAGATTATTTCTTTGAGGTATTGCATGTGCTCACTTTAAAATAG